A region of the Oceaniferula marina genome:
GAACCCAAAGTGCGCTGCTTGAATCCATGGCCGAACGCCAGGCAACCATTGAAGGCCGATGCCACCCACTCGAAGGGTTGTTCTTTGTCATCGCCACCCAGAACCCGGTTGAGTTCAGAGGAACCTACCCATTGCCTGAAGCCCAGATGGACCGCTTTATGATGCAGTGCTCACTCGGATACGTCGCCCCGGAGGAAGAAGTCCAAATCCTCCAAAGCCAGAACGAAGGACACCCGCTGGAACAACTGGAAGCGGTCACCTCACTCGAAGAGATCCTCAAGCTCCAACAATCGGTATCTTCCGTAAAAATCAGTGACGAACTCTGCCACTATATTGTCACCCTCAGCAACGCCACTCGTGAGGTGGAAGACGTCAGGCTCGCAGCCAGCCCACGAGCATCACTGGCGCTCATGAAGGTTGCTCAAGCCCTCAGCATCTTCGAAGGCAGGGATTATGTCATCCCGGAAACCATTCAACGCATCGCTCCAGCCGTCATTGCACACCGACTGGTTCTTGCCCCCGAAGCCAAGTTCAACGGACTCACAGGGAAAGCCGTCGTCGATGACATTCTGGCATCCACCCCCGTCCCGGTCTAAGTCGTGAGCCAGAGCCAACCATCGCCCCGGCTTCAGCGAATTCTCTACCGTATTTATCACCAGAATTCGGCGGTCGCCCACTTTCTGATGCATCGCTTCCGGCCAGGGGGCATTCTGTTGGTTCTCTTAATTCCGGCCTCGCTGCTACTCCTCCCGCAGTATTCCCTTGCCCCCTTGTTCCAAATCAGGGCCAGCCTCTTTGCCTTACTTGGCTTCAGCGCTTTCTGGGCTTTGATTCGGCGAGCCAAGCTCAAGGCCACACGCCATCTGCCTAAACACGCAACGGCACAACAAGAACTCCGGTACCGTGTCGACCTTGAAAATACCGGAGCGCTCTCACTCACAGGCTCATCGGTTCTGGAAATACCTCCAGACAACCGGCCATCCTTTGACCTCTTCGCCCACTCCCGTGAACCAGGGGAGCAAAAACGGAACCTCTTCGATCGTTTTTTTTGTTATTATCGTTGGGAATGGCTGCAACGCACACTGACCCGGTTCCGCAGCGAGAGTTCACCACCTCTGCAAACACTGGCTCCGGGGGCTCACACCAGCACCACCCTCACACTTACACCCAAACAACGCGGCGTCATCTCTCTCAACGATTTGCGTGTCACCCTGCCCGACCCCTTGGGCTTATTCCAACAGGTTCGAAAAATCCATACCAACAACGATCAACTGATCGTCCTACCGAAACGCTACCGCTTACCCCAATTCAGCCTACCCGGAAGTGCCCGCTTCCAAATTGGAGGAGAAACAGCCTCCAGCGCCGTCGGCCAATCAGGGGATTTCACCAGCGTCAGGGACTACCGCCCGGGGGACCCTCTGCGCCACATCCACTGGAAGAGCTGGGCAAAAACAGGACACCCTATCGTCAAAGAATACGAGGAAGTTTTCTTTCCTCGCTACGGACTCGTGTTAGACACCTTTGTCCCCGCTGAAGATGCTGATATCTTTGAAGAATCCGTCTCGGTAGCAGCCTCCTTTGCCGCAACCATTGACACTCGGGAATCTCTACTCGACTTGATGTTTATCCGGGATGAAGCCCATGTCTTCAGCGCCGGAAGGGGCGAGGAACGCATCGACAAAATGCTGGAAGTTCTGGCAGGCGTCAGCTGCGAGCCCAGAGAAGACTTCATCGAACTACAAAAACTCATCCTCAGATACCGTGAAGACCTCACAGCGTGCATCTGCATCTTCACTGGTTGGTCAGAGGCCAGGAACACCATGCTGAAACGCCTGCTACAAGCAAGCATCTCCTTGAAGGTCATCTGCATCTGCAAAGATGAAGAAAGTATACGCCAGGCCAAACAATCCTCACCTCCCGTCACGCCAGTCCACTGGCTGAGAAGTCAACACATCCAGCAAGATCTGATCTCACCCGCGACCTAACAACTTAATCATCCGACTATGCCTCCGCGTCTGTTATCCGGTATCACCCTGCTCTTCTGGGGCAGCATGACCGGGCACCCTGTACTCGGGCTCATCGCGGCCTTATTATTAGAATCCAAATCCTGGCTGACAACCCGCTGGGAGTTCGGCCCTACCACCTACGTCAGGGCCTGGCACTACTCCGTGCTGTGCGCCACCCTGATCGCGATTCTCTCATGGATTAACGGGACAAAGGCAAACCAGCTCCACAGTCTCTTCATCTGGGCGCCCTTGGCCTTACTGCCAATTGAACTGGCCATGCGCTTTGGCACCGCTAATAAAATACCACTGAATACCTTTTCCTTTTTTGCCCGCAGGAAAATGCAAGAAGATGAGCGACTGGGGCGCCAGGTTGAACCTCGCATGATCCACACGAGCTACCCCTACCTGGCCGTAACACTACTCGCTACGGCCATGGGCAGCAGAAGCGAATGGCATCACCTCGCCGGCATGTCGTTGCTGATCGCCATAGCGCTTTTCTTCAATGCTCGCAAAGCCGGGTTCCGCCCCTGGGCATGGGCCGTTTCCATCGGGTGCATCATCGCGCTCACATCGGCCGGCCAGTGGGGGATGTTCAAACTACGCGATTACTACCGGAGCAGCAGCGCCCCCGACCATGAAAACCATCACAGCTCTGCAGACGAATCCCGAACCAGCATCGGAAGGCTCGGGCGCCTCAAGCTCAGCTCACGCATTTTTTGGCGAATGCGCGTCCACCAGGGTCCCCCGCCCCCCTTGGTCAGGGTGGCCACCTACAACCGCTACGCCAACGCTGTCTGGAAATATCAGTACCTTGACCGTGACCCCAATGCTCCTCACGATGAGCTGGGCTACCTCGGACAAACCATTCTCCCCCAATCTGACATCCGGGTGTTCAAAGATCAGGAATCCGCCCCGCTACCCGTCATTGAAGAACCCGCCGAGCTCACGATGATCGGTGAAATCAACCCCCGGCTGATCGACAACCCCCTACCACTGCCCCACTTCACCCAAGCCATCGGCGGCATCGCCAAACTGGGACCCGAATCCAACCTCGACTGCAATACTCTCGGCACCGTCCGCCTCGCCAACCCCGAATACCACGTCATTCAATATCAAATCTGGCGAGGAAAACACTCGACCACCGAACGAGCTCCAGACAAAACCGACCTCGACATCCCGGCAAAAGAACAAGCGTCGATCCGCAAAATAAGTGAAGAGCTCAAGCTCAAGGAGCTACCTAACACAGCTCTCAAAATTCAAGCCCTTCGTCATTTTTTCACCACCGAATTTGCCTACAGCACCCACCTCAACACCCCGGGACTCAGTAAACGCAACCGCCGAACGGCCATCTCCCGCTTCCTCGAAGAAACCCGCACCGGACACTGCGAATACTTTGCAACAGCCACAACACTCTTACTCAGAGAGGCCGGAGTTCCCACACGCTACTGCATCGGTTTCGCCGCAGACGAAAAAGATCAAGACGAATGGCTCATGCGGGGACTGGATGCCCACGCCTGGTGCCGGGTCTGGATTCCATCAAACGACAGCACACATGGTGGTCACTGGCAAGATCTGGACCTCACGCCGCCCAGCTGGCAACACCTCGGAGAGGGAAAAAGAAACCAGTGGCAACGCAAACTTTCCGATTGGTGGCAAATGCTCAGTGAAGACTTCCTTCTCTGGAGAAGCGAAGAGAGTAACCGTTCCCAGGTTTCAACCATCATCGCTAGCCTGATCGCCGTACTCACCCTCTGGATCGCATGGAGACTCTGGAAATCGCGACGTCCCCGGCAATCTCACACAGCCAAGGTCTATCACCCACCCAGCGGAGTATCCCAAACCCCGCTCAACCGACTCGAACCCCAATTGGGCAAAATCCTCGGCCCGCGGCCTGTAGGGATGCCTCTTCCGGAATGGCTCGCCCAACTGACCGAGCATCTACCCGAACAATCCGAACTGATCAACAAGCTGAGTGAATCGCATAATCACATCCGCTTCTGCCCGGATGTTCCTTCCGGTTCACCCGAAGACCAAGCGATCGACAGCCTGTGTAAACAACTACAGAGACAGCTGAAGTCCTGTCAAAAGCACCGCAAGCGATCAAACCATAGCGACTAACCGGCTCAGCCGGCTAAAACCAAAGACGCCCCCCCCTCTCCGAGCAAGCCAAACTACGGAGTACTGACCTCAGGTTTTGCTTTGGGTTTGTCCTGCTGGAATTCCACAATGGCCTTGCACTTCACCTTGTAGCGGTTGTTCGCACTGGGAACTTGATAAATAAAAAACTTGGAATGTTTTTTAGGGTTATAATGAAACGTATTGCGCTGCAGCCATTGACGTTTTCCATCAACCTCGGCCTGAGTGGCATAAGGCAAGGGAGTCCCGGCTTTCAATTGGAGCTGAACCAACTTATGTTTTCCTGCATCAACATCGAATCGCTTATTTCCGAGCAAGCCCTTCACCGGCAAACGGCTGAAATTATAAAAGCTATACGCGCCAAAAGGTGAACGCTTCCGATCATCGGGAATCACTTTGATCTGATAGTTGTTTTCCTTTTTCGGCATAAACAACAATAGAAAACGATTACAACCCGTGGGGATCCTCACCTGGGCAACCTTGCGGTATTCCTCATCCCCGACGCGCTTGTAAAAACCAAGGGACCCCTCAACTCTGGCCTCATAGGGAAGCGATCGAACCATTTCCGACATACTCACTTCTTCATACGTAGGCTTCTTGGATCTCGAACTCCCTGTTTTCTGATAGTAAAGCTCGTCGTCCATCGGGATCCAACTTGCACAAACAAATGAAATTTTTCTTCCCTGCTTGTTCTGTTGGGCTTCAAGCATACTCGAGCTCACCAACAATATGGAAAGCACCTTGATAAGCGATATGACGGTTCTCATTGAGGCTATATATAATCTAAACTTCATCCTTCGCAAGCCAGCGGAAAGAAATCACGCGGAATTGACGACCAAAGTCCTTGGCGGCGAGAGGAGCTTCGGCGTTTTCCACATAAGCATCTGTGCCTCCCGGGTTGTTCCCTGGGAACTCTGGGTTCGGCATATCCAACAACTTCCCGTTGTCATCCACAGGCGTCGGAATACGCTGCAACACGGCTTCACACCAGGCTCGGGCTCTCACCTCACCCGTTGCAGTCAACGAATCACCATAGGCGCGAACGATAAAGGTATCGCTACGGGCTGCGATCGAAGCGCCTAAACCAGCCAATACATCACCTTGACGAATCGTGCCCGGAATCCCTTCTTCCACTCCGGACCCTAGATTCAGCGACGAAGCACGAAGAGCGGCCTGAAGTGCACCTTCCTTGCCGGTCTCGTCAGAGCTGATCCTGCGGTTGACAAAATCGGCGACCGATAGAAACGGCCCCCGCTTTTTGACTTCCTCTACGATATTTTCAGCCAATTTTTGAATCTGGCTGTCTGACAAGGTGTTGTAGCCGCGCCAGTCCTCACCTTCCTTCCCCCCGGCAACCACCGAGCGTGAGAAGGGTGTGTTTGAATTGGAATCCTTCGTTAGACGACCATTCACAGGGTTCACTCGATCCACATCGGCCCCCTTCAAACTGCTCAGCCATGCTTTCCATGCCTCCACCCGGGTGGAGTTGACATTGAAAGCACCGTCCAACATCAAATGACGGGCGATCCAACGATAATGGGTCAACTCCTCAATCGGAGGTGAGCTTTGCCCCCCGGAAAGACTCAGGCGTCGGTTCCCCAGCGGGTTTTCCTTTTGAGGGTCAAGAAACTCAGCCATGATTTCTTCAGCAAGTGGCAAGGCGTTCGACTCATCCACATTGGTATCGCTGAAAGTTAGCCCGGTGAAATAATAGCGATCCCACAAGGCGCTGTTGAGAAGATAGGCGTCGTCGTAATACACATTCTCAAAGCCTGCACTCTCTGTCTGAGTTCTGAAAATTTGATTCCGATTTAGCTTTTGCGGAGCCGAGCTTCCACCGATAGCATAAGGCTGGTCCCAGGCAGCCGGAGAGGTCTGCGCATGTTGCAGACCGCCAATCGAGGCAATAGGAGCATCCGGGATTTCATAGTAAATCACATGCGTCTCCCCATCTCCCTCATGGGAGGGGCCCCAGAAGCCATTATTCCGGCCTCCACTTCCAATCCCTATCTGAACCTGGTCATAATCGCTGATCGATTCAATTGAAACATCCCAGTTGGCCGGAACATCCCCCTTGCCACTCTGCCCTGCGGCCTTGACGTGATTGACAATGGCACGCGGGTCAAACTCCCGAGCGATGCTGTTACCGCTCAGGGTCTCACCGGATGAGCGCAATTTAAAATCGATGGTCATCAATGCCATCTTTTTATCGGCACCTTCAGGCACGGTAATTTTTTTCTTAATCGGAGTTCCAATACTCGATGCATCCTTCACCACCATTCCTGAGAATTGGGGAAGGTCATGAAAATCCCCCCTCATGAAGGGGTTCATAAACTGCCCCTTGGCAGTATGAAAATAACCGATGTAATTCTGCAACCACACGGTATTGGTATTCGGGGTGCATTCAAATTCAACCTGCTTACCAGCTGGGACGGTTCTCCGGGAATAGCGACCAAACAGTCCACCTGTCCAATTGTTATTAACAAACGACCCCGGAACCTTGCCACCACTCCCCGCAAAATAATCCTTCGGCTCAGGATAGTTGAGCGAGTAGGTTCTCAACTCTCCCGGCTCCAGACGAATCAGCTGGCTGGGAGGCGATGAAGCAAAGGGGTAATTCGGGTCTTTCTCTTCGGTCACGCCAAGGCGCAAACTATTGAATGGCAAGTCGATCTCCCAACCTTCACCTTCAAGTTTGGCATTCATGGCCAAGCCCTCCAACTTAATGTCCGAAAATACAGACTCCACCTCGATCGGGACATTGTAGGGGTTCCATAACGTTCCTACGGCATCCACGGTAAACTGCATCCGGTCAATATCACCATTGTCATCGGTATCTTCACCATAGGTGCCAATCACCAATGTCAGACGGGTCATAATCGGAACCAGACCAAGGGAAGACACTTCCCGGTCATTCCAATGACGGATGCCGCGTGATGCTGCAAATCCATAGGTGTAATAGGGGTCCAACAAACTCTTGCTGGGACTGGCATTGGCCGCTCCTGGCCCAAATTCACCAACAGCGGTCAACGTAAGCGGGGTTTGACCTTTTGATCCCGTATGGGGACTTGGCGGATCATAACTCCTCACCAACCAGGTTCTGTCATCGCTCGGGTTGCGCACCCCCTGCCGAGTGGGGTCTGAGGATCCCAACTGCTCATACTCACGTTTGTACATCCGGTAATGGTTGCGCAACATATCCCAGTTAGCACCACGAAGATACTGCTTATTACCCTGAACATCGGAGCCCGAATTTCCCGGATAGGAATAGACATAACCTACTTTTTTACCCCACCAATCAGGACGGAACCCATTCGGCCAGCGCTCGGTACCGTCATATTCCTGTGACACCCATTGGGAGCGCTGGTCCCCACTGTTATTGAACTCCTGAATTTTGGCAAAACCCGATTCCCGCTCCTGCGGCACATCACTTCCGTTCAGATTATAAATCCAATCAGAAGAACCTGAATCCGCAGTTAGATTAGGCAATTCAAAAGGCAGAGACAAGT
Encoded here:
- a CDS encoding DUF58 domain-containing protein — translated: MSQSQPSPRLQRILYRIYHQNSAVAHFLMHRFRPGGILLVLLIPASLLLLPQYSLAPLFQIRASLFALLGFSAFWALIRRAKLKATRHLPKHATAQQELRYRVDLENTGALSLTGSSVLEIPPDNRPSFDLFAHSREPGEQKRNLFDRFFCYYRWEWLQRTLTRFRSESSPPLQTLAPGAHTSTTLTLTPKQRGVISLNDLRVTLPDPLGLFQQVRKIHTNNDQLIVLPKRYRLPQFSLPGSARFQIGGETASSAVGQSGDFTSVRDYRPGDPLRHIHWKSWAKTGHPIVKEYEEVFFPRYGLVLDTFVPAEDADIFEESVSVAASFAATIDTRESLLDLMFIRDEAHVFSAGRGEERIDKMLEVLAGVSCEPREDFIELQKLILRYREDLTACICIFTGWSEARNTMLKRLLQASISLKVICICKDEESIRQAKQSSPPVTPVHWLRSQHIQQDLISPAT
- a CDS encoding transglutaminase-like domain-containing protein — its product is MPPRLLSGITLLFWGSMTGHPVLGLIAALLLESKSWLTTRWEFGPTTYVRAWHYSVLCATLIAILSWINGTKANQLHSLFIWAPLALLPIELAMRFGTANKIPLNTFSFFARRKMQEDERLGRQVEPRMIHTSYPYLAVTLLATAMGSRSEWHHLAGMSLLIAIALFFNARKAGFRPWAWAVSIGCIIALTSAGQWGMFKLRDYYRSSSAPDHENHHSSADESRTSIGRLGRLKLSSRIFWRMRVHQGPPPPLVRVATYNRYANAVWKYQYLDRDPNAPHDELGYLGQTILPQSDIRVFKDQESAPLPVIEEPAELTMIGEINPRLIDNPLPLPHFTQAIGGIAKLGPESNLDCNTLGTVRLANPEYHVIQYQIWRGKHSTTERAPDKTDLDIPAKEQASIRKISEELKLKELPNTALKIQALRHFFTTEFAYSTHLNTPGLSKRNRRTAISRFLEETRTGHCEYFATATTLLLREAGVPTRYCIGFAADEKDQDEWLMRGLDAHAWCRVWIPSNDSTHGGHWQDLDLTPPSWQHLGEGKRNQWQRKLSDWWQMLSEDFLLWRSEESNRSQVSTIIASLIAVLTLWIAWRLWKSRRPRQSHTAKVYHPPSGVSQTPLNRLEPQLGKILGPRPVGMPLPEWLAQLTEHLPEQSELINKLSESHNHIRFCPDVPSGSPEDQAIDSLCKQLQRQLKSCQKHRKRSNHSD
- a CDS encoding AAA family ATPase, encoding MSAQASALALEQSVSQIIRGQDHTIRNVLACLIAGGHVLLEDNPGTGKTTLAKAISKSIRGAEFNRIQFTPDLLPSDILGVSILNQQTSAFQFHPGPVFTDILLADEINRASPRTQSALLESMAERQATIEGRCHPLEGLFFVIATQNPVEFRGTYPLPEAQMDRFMMQCSLGYVAPEEEVQILQSQNEGHPLEQLEAVTSLEEILKLQQSVSSVKISDELCHYIVTLSNATREVEDVRLAASPRASLALMKVAQALSIFEGRDYVIPETIQRIAPAVIAHRLVLAPEAKFNGLTGKAVVDDILASTPVPV